The sequence GATAAGATATCTACCGCATTATCCGTGTACATCTCACCAAGCATATCTGCAACATATTGCGGATTCATCTCTGCGATATACTCACTGACCTCTTCGTTATCTTCTTCAATCACATCGAACATATCTGCAATTTCTTTTGGTGATAAGTAACAATACATTTTTTGTCGTTCTTCTTTAGAAAGTGATTGGTAGAACTGACCTTGTTCATACACATGAAAATCCAAAAATTTAGCACGAAATTCTGGCATCTCTTCGTTTTTAAGAAAATGCAAGAGTTGACTAACTTGCTCTTGCATTTCGATTTGATTTTCTGACACAGAATCTCCCCCAATATATTACTCATTCTTTTTATCGATAATCTTTCTCATATCTTCTGGTAATGGCTGTTCAAAATGTAATGTTTCACCCGTAAATGGATGTTGCAAGGAAAGAGAGCGACAATGTAATGCCTGCCTTGATACTCCAGCATCTAGAACGCCACCGTACAAATCATCTCCAAGAAGTGGGCAACCTAAAGAATCAAAATGAACCCGTATTTGATGGGTTCTTCCAGTATGGAGCTTGATATCCACTAGCGAATAGTCCGCAGTCCTTTTATTCAACCAATACTCCGTTATCGCTTCTTTTCCTTCGATAGTTACTTGTCGCTTAATTAATGAACTTGTATCTCGTCCAATCGGCGAACATATAATATCATGTGTTTTTAAACTATCGCATGGATCACTGACGAGTGCTTGATAACATTTAATTATCTGTTTTTTTCTCAGTTGTTGATCTAAACGTGCGTGTGCAAATCCATGACGCGCAAACAACATCAAACCAGAAGTGTCTCGGTCTAATCTTGTCACTACATGAACGACTCGGTCGTCATAGTCCTGCGCGCAGTAATGATACTTGACACGGTTGACCATGGTTCCCACAGGATGATACTGTGCAGGTATCGAGGCAACGCCAGATGGTTTATTGACAATCAGTAGATGTTCATCCTCATAAACAATATCCAGTCCCGTATCATCAGGAACAACCGTTTCATGCTCTCCTTCTGCAGGAATTTCAATAGTAATATTATCTCCATTCGTCAAATAAAACCTTGCATTTTGGACTTCATCATTGACTAAAATATTGCCTCCACGAAATTTTATTTTAGCAAATAACCCTTTGGAAACCCCTTTTTCTTTTAAAAAGTATTTAATTTGTTGTGGTTGCTCTTTTTCAAATACCCATGTAAATCTCATTCCAATGCTTCTCCTACTTTTGAATCACAAATGAATGCATCCCGAACCCGTAACCAGAAATGCGTATGTCTGTACGACGCAAAATGAATGCGTTCCTTTGCAATTTTGTAAACAATTTTCTTTATATTCTGTTCCTTAAAATTCAACTGATCAATGGTCAACAGATATTCTCCATGCTCTGAGAGTTTCAGTTGAATCCACTCATCACTTGGAATCACAACCGGAGAGCCTAAAGTTCGGTAAACTCGGTTATTCAGTGACGCGATCTCAGTCAACTGTAAGGCGTTGATTCTTGGATGAAGCACCGCTCCACCAACGCTTTTATTGTATGCAGTAGAGCCTGTTG is a genomic window of Vagococcus entomophilus containing:
- a CDS encoding RluA family pseudouridine synthase, encoding MRFTWVFEKEQPQQIKYFLKEKGVSKGLFAKIKFRGGNILVNDEVQNARFYLTNGDNITIEIPAEGEHETVVPDDTGLDIVYEDEHLLIVNKPSGVASIPAQYHPVGTMVNRVKYHYCAQDYDDRVVHVVTRLDRDTSGLMLFARHGFAHARLDQQLRKKQIIKCYQALVSDPCDSLKTHDIICSPIGRDTSSLIKRQVTIEGKEAITEYWLNKRTADYSLVDIKLHTGRTHQIRVHFDSLGCPLLGDDLYGGVLDAGVSRQALHCRSLSLQHPFTGETLHFEQPLPEDMRKIIDKKNE